In Oceanispirochaeta sp., one genomic interval encodes:
- a CDS encoding NAD(P)/FAD-dependent oxidoreductase produces MGRTELDIKVSCNYKGTDLETQIRKNLHIKVFEYTILKKSLDSRRKDRIHWQIRLRVHSNEIRETKRKGNSPSPDRFIIPRINTKSRVIIAGTGPAGIFSALYLQKAGFMVTLLERGRDVRQRAKDIEKLENSSEFTENSNYSFGEGGAGTFSDGKLTSRSKHIKKERQYILEEFVKNGAPEEILYLAHPHIGSDRLVPIAENMRIDFQNHGGQILFDCTLEDIPGTSRKIGSIQTSQGEIQGDYFILATGHSALDTFRMLIHRGVFYKAKNFALGFRMEHSQEQINRIQWGSPSLEGVKAAEYRLTSAAGTLPVYSFCMCPGGKVVPAAAFKGSNIVNGMSFYNRNGPFANAALVAGIPPGLIKENEPSALESLDWLESLEHSFFEETRGYRAPAMTIKDFLSSFSTGTLLPSSYEPGLMASDLTRLLPEGVITSLQEGLRDICRRLPGWDEGQLIGLESKTSSPIQVLRDRDSGLTEGFDNLFVCGEASGWSGGIISSASDGLKTARALAQNCQ; encoded by the coding sequence ATGGGCCGAACAGAATTGGATATCAAGGTCTCCTGTAATTATAAAGGGACAGATCTTGAAACGCAAATCAGAAAGAATCTTCACATAAAGGTATTTGAATATACCATACTTAAGAAGAGCCTGGACAGCCGGCGCAAAGACCGGATTCACTGGCAGATTCGACTGAGGGTCCATTCAAATGAGATTAGAGAGACAAAAAGAAAGGGAAACTCCCCCAGTCCCGACAGGTTTATCATACCCCGTATCAACACAAAAAGCAGAGTCATCATTGCCGGCACAGGTCCGGCAGGAATCTTTTCTGCCCTGTATCTCCAGAAAGCCGGATTTATGGTTACCCTTCTGGAAAGAGGACGGGATGTCAGGCAAAGAGCAAAAGATATAGAAAAATTGGAAAACTCCTCAGAATTTACCGAAAACAGCAATTACAGCTTCGGTGAAGGAGGTGCTGGAACATTTTCTGATGGAAAACTAACCTCCCGGAGTAAGCATATAAAGAAGGAAAGACAGTATATTCTGGAGGAGTTTGTCAAAAATGGTGCTCCCGAAGAAATCCTTTACCTGGCCCACCCTCACATCGGCAGCGACAGACTGGTCCCCATTGCCGAAAATATGCGCATTGATTTTCAGAATCATGGGGGACAGATCCTGTTTGACTGTACCCTGGAGGATATTCCCGGAACAAGCCGGAAAATTGGAAGCATCCAGACCAGTCAGGGTGAAATTCAGGGGGACTACTTTATCCTGGCAACAGGGCATTCGGCTCTGGATACCTTCCGGATGCTGATCCACCGGGGTGTCTTTTACAAGGCTAAAAACTTTGCACTGGGTTTCCGGATGGAGCACTCTCAGGAACAGATCAACAGGATTCAGTGGGGGAGCCCGTCCCTGGAGGGTGTGAAAGCCGCCGAATACAGACTGACCTCCGCCGCCGGGACTCTTCCTGTCTACAGTTTCTGTATGTGTCCCGGAGGAAAAGTCGTCCCTGCCGCAGCTTTCAAAGGCAGCAATATTGTTAACGGCATGAGTTTTTACAACAGGAACGGTCCCTTTGCCAATGCAGCTCTCGTGGCAGGCATTCCCCCCGGCCTGATTAAGGAGAACGAACCAAGCGCTCTGGAGAGCCTGGACTGGCTGGAATCTCTGGAACACAGTTTTTTTGAGGAAACCCGAGGCTACAGGGCTCCTGCCATGACCATCAAAGATTTTCTTTCCTCTTTTTCCACGGGAACACTCCTCCCTTCTTCCTATGAACCAGGACTGATGGCATCGGATCTGACCAGACTGCTCCCGGAAGGAGTGATTACATCCCTTCAGGAAGGACTGAGAGATATCTGCCGCCGCCTGCCTGGATGGGATGAAGGGCAGCTGATAGGTCTGGAGAGCAAAACATCCTCACCCATCCAGGTTTTAAGAGACAGAGACAGCGGTCTGACAGAAGGTTTTGATAACCTGTTTGTCTGCGGAGAGGCCTCAGGATGGTCCGGAGGCATAATCAGCTCCGCATCAGACGGACTTAAAACCGCCCGGGCTCTGGCACAGAACTGTCAATAA
- a CDS encoding UDP-N-acetylmuramoyl-L-alanyl-D-glutamate--2,6-diaminopimelate ligase, whose translation MKTIKIIFKDIKILDSRGEMDQPVSSLEYDSRKVSTGALFFALEGVHTDGHQYIDQVIHQGAAGIVYSNDLDIFVDGITYIKVENTRQALSPASASFYDFPSKELKVIGVTGTDGKSTTVSFIHQLLEMEGMKAGFLSTVNYQTGNLAKPNPFRQSTPEAPHIHKILREMVDNGLEYAVLEATSHGLSHKNSRLADVEFNVAVLTNVSHEHLEFHGTVEQYRLDKANLFKMIADSPLEETFGVINDDDQWTEIYMDAIGEKPVFLYSLKNKNADLWCSDYQSDEEGIALTFHLPNGKKESRLNMPGLFNVENAMAALLVVSEILEEDTLELLDHVPKLVGVEGRMSPISGNMPFSVLVDYAHTPGSYEKILPLVRSDVQGKLIVLFGSAGERDIEKRSEQGEIAEEYADIIILSDEDPRGDDPMDILKDIAEGITSKDLDKTLFLIPNRKEGMKKAIELASKGDMILTLGKGHESSIIYDDGPRPWKEAEVLKSLLIEAGFTVE comes from the coding sequence ATGAAAACAATAAAAATTATATTTAAAGATATTAAGATTCTGGACAGCCGCGGTGAAATGGATCAACCCGTCAGCTCTCTGGAGTATGATTCAAGGAAAGTGTCGACTGGGGCTCTGTTTTTTGCCCTGGAAGGTGTCCATACGGACGGCCACCAATACATTGATCAGGTCATCCATCAGGGAGCAGCAGGAATCGTATACTCCAATGATCTGGATATTTTTGTTGATGGCATCACTTACATCAAAGTAGAAAACACAAGACAGGCCCTATCACCGGCTTCTGCTTCTTTTTATGACTTTCCCTCGAAAGAACTGAAAGTCATAGGAGTGACCGGAACAGACGGCAAGAGCACCACAGTCTCCTTTATCCACCAGCTCCTGGAGATGGAAGGCATGAAAGCCGGATTCCTGTCTACTGTGAACTACCAGACAGGAAACCTGGCGAAGCCCAATCCTTTCAGACAATCCACACCAGAAGCCCCTCATATCCACAAGATACTGAGGGAAATGGTGGACAATGGATTAGAATACGCCGTTTTAGAGGCCACTTCTCACGGACTGTCCCACAAGAACTCCCGTCTGGCCGATGTGGAGTTCAATGTGGCCGTCCTGACAAACGTATCGCATGAACACCTTGAATTTCATGGGACTGTAGAACAGTACAGGCTGGATAAGGCCAATTTATTCAAGATGATTGCCGACTCTCCCCTGGAAGAGACCTTTGGTGTTATCAATGATGATGATCAGTGGACTGAAATTTATATGGATGCCATTGGTGAAAAACCAGTCTTCCTCTATAGCCTGAAAAACAAGAATGCCGACCTCTGGTGCAGTGACTATCAGAGTGATGAGGAAGGGATTGCCCTGACTTTTCATCTTCCCAACGGCAAAAAAGAGAGCCGCTTGAATATGCCCGGTCTCTTTAACGTTGAAAATGCGATGGCCGCCCTTTTGGTTGTTTCAGAAATTCTGGAAGAAGATACCCTGGAACTGCTGGATCATGTTCCCAAGCTTGTAGGTGTAGAAGGCAGAATGTCTCCAATCAGCGGCAATATGCCCTTTTCCGTTCTGGTGGACTATGCCCACACACCCGGTTCTTACGAAAAGATCCTTCCCCTGGTCCGCAGCGATGTGCAGGGCAAACTGATTGTACTCTTTGGTTCAGCGGGAGAACGGGATATTGAAAAACGCTCTGAACAGGGTGAAATTGCTGAAGAATACGCCGACATTATCATCCTCAGCGATGAGGATCCCCGGGGAGATGATCCCATGGATATCCTGAAGGACATCGCCGAAGGAATAACATCTAAAGATCTGGATAAAACCCTCTTCCTCATTCCCAACAGGAAGGAAGGAATGAAAAAAGCCATTGAACTGGCTTCAAAGGGAGACATGATTCTGACTCTGGGTAAAGGCCACGAAAGCAGCATTATCTATGATGATGGTCCCCGTCCCTGGAAAGAAGCAGAGGTGCTGAAATCCCTCTTGATAGAGGCCGGGTTCACTGTCGAATAG